In the Leptolyngbya sp. SIO1E4 genome, one interval contains:
- the thiO gene encoding glycine oxidase ThiO has product MTGTPDVLIVGGGVIGLAIALKLRQNSLSVTVVSRDFSEAASHVAAGMLAPGAEEIPPGPFLDLCAQSLRRYPDWAKKLEALTGQEVGYWPSGILAPQMTRPAQTDHRSTVGGRWLEAAIAAQYQPGLTSAIAGAWWYPEDGQVDNRALAQALRMAAQDAGVDVREGITVQGFIQQNRQVQQVQTSLGDLQAGHYVLATGAWSNALLPIPVLPMKGQMAAVQVPPHHPYPQPLQRVLFGSEGIYLVPRRNGRIVIGATCESVGFTPGVTPAGLHHLFHKASQLFPVLQDFPVQETWWGFRPTTPDEAPILGPSTCDNLTLATGHHRNGILLMPITAELVTDYLLGKPAPLMEAFSWERFEKTSPALPASLATHPLVTQPMQILERPTPSLDPSSQDSPLVIAGRTFHSRLMTGTGKYSDFETMRQAVAASGCEIVTVAVRRVQTNAPGHEGLAEALDWNRIWMLPNTAGCKTAEEAIRVARLGREMAKLLGQEDNNFVKLEVIPDAKYLLPDPIGTLEAAEQLVKEGFAVLPYINADPLLAQRLEAAGCATVMPLGSPIGSGQGIRNAANIQIIIENAQIPVVVDAGIGTPSEAAQAMEMGADALLINTAIAKAQDPVAMGRAMGLATLAGRLAYGSGRIPVQSYASASSPLTGRITA; this is encoded by the coding sequence ATGACAGGGACTCCAGATGTCCTGATTGTGGGCGGTGGCGTGATCGGATTGGCGATCGCCCTCAAGCTGCGGCAAAATTCGCTCTCGGTAACGGTGGTCAGCCGTGACTTTTCGGAGGCTGCTAGCCATGTCGCTGCTGGTATGTTGGCGCCAGGGGCTGAGGAGATTCCCCCCGGGCCGTTTCTAGACTTATGCGCTCAGAGCCTGAGGCGCTATCCTGACTGGGCCAAAAAGCTGGAAGCCCTCACCGGGCAAGAGGTGGGCTATTGGCCGAGCGGAATTTTAGCCCCGCAAATGACTCGCCCAGCCCAGACTGACCACCGCTCAACGGTGGGAGGGCGCTGGCTAGAAGCAGCCATAGCCGCTCAATACCAACCTGGGCTTACCTCAGCGATCGCGGGGGCTTGGTGGTATCCCGAAGATGGCCAGGTGGATAACCGCGCCCTGGCCCAAGCCCTGCGGATGGCCGCCCAAGACGCAGGCGTCGACGTGCGCGAAGGGATAACGGTTCAGGGCTTTATCCAGCAAAATCGCCAGGTGCAGCAGGTACAAACCTCCCTCGGCGACCTACAGGCGGGGCACTACGTCTTAGCAACGGGCGCGTGGTCTAATGCCCTGCTGCCTATTCCCGTGTTGCCGATGAAAGGGCAGATGGCCGCTGTGCAGGTGCCGCCCCACCATCCTTATCCACAACCTCTGCAGCGGGTGTTGTTTGGCTCAGAGGGCATTTACCTGGTGCCGCGCCGCAATGGCCGCATTGTGATTGGCGCGACCTGCGAGTCGGTGGGCTTTACACCCGGTGTTACCCCAGCTGGGCTGCATCATCTGTTCCATAAGGCCAGTCAGTTGTTCCCGGTGCTTCAAGACTTCCCAGTGCAGGAAACCTGGTGGGGGTTTCGCCCAACCACACCGGATGAAGCGCCTATTCTTGGCCCCAGCACCTGTGATAACCTCACCTTGGCAACTGGCCATCACCGCAACGGTATTTTATTGATGCCGATTACTGCAGAGTTAGTCACAGACTACCTGCTTGGCAAACCAGCTCCTTTAATGGAAGCATTCTCATGGGAACGGTTCGAGAAAACCTCCCCCGCTTTACCCGCCTCTTTAGCGACTCATCCCCTAGTGACTCAACCGATGCAAATTCTGGAACGCCCCACTCCCAGTCTTGACCCCTCCAGCCAGGACAGCCCGTTGGTAATTGCTGGCCGCACATTTCACTCGCGGCTGATGACGGGCACCGGCAAATACAGTGACTTCGAAACCATGCGCCAGGCAGTGGCCGCTAGCGGCTGTGAGATTGTCACGGTGGCTGTGCGTCGAGTGCAGACCAACGCCCCCGGCCATGAGGGGCTGGCCGAAGCCTTAGACTGGAACCGCATTTGGATGCTGCCCAATACCGCCGGATGCAAAACTGCTGAAGAAGCCATTCGGGTAGCTCGCCTAGGGCGAGAGATGGCCAAGCTGTTAGGGCAAGAAGACAACAACTTCGTCAAGCTAGAAGTGATCCCCGATGCTAAGTACTTATTGCCAGATCCCATTGGCACCCTAGAGGCCGCCGAGCAGCTGGTGAAAGAAGGCTTTGCGGTATTGCCCTACATTAATGCTGACCCTCTGCTGGCCCAGCGCTTAGAGGCTGCTGGCTGCGCCACGGTAATGCCTTTGGGCTCCCCAATTGGGTCGGGCCAGGGCATTCGGAATGCCGCTAACATTCAAATCATTATTGAAAATGCTCAGATTCCGGTAGTGGTGGATGCGGGTATTGGCACCCCTAGCGAAGCCGCCCAAGCGATGGAAATGGGGGCAGACGCACTGCTAATTAATACGGCGATCGCTAAAGCTCAAGATCCGGTGGCGATGGGGCGGGCGATGGGGTTAGCCACGCTAGCCGGTAGGCTAGCCTATGGCTCAGGGCGGATCCCCGTCCAGTCTTATGCCAGCGCGAGTTCGCCGCTGACGGGGCGCATTACAGCATAG
- a CDS encoding (2Fe-2S)-binding protein has translation MPKVTAQGKTFECAPGANLRQELLKHGIALYNRQATVINCHGIGSCGTCAVQIEGPVSEANWRDRARRSFPPHQSDRDLRLACQTQVLGDIRVTKYDGFWGQGTQPVWIPEGKCSIS, from the coding sequence ATGCCGAAAGTGACGGCCCAAGGGAAAACCTTTGAGTGTGCGCCGGGAGCCAACCTCCGACAGGAATTGTTGAAACACGGGATCGCACTCTATAACCGCCAGGCAACCGTGATCAACTGTCACGGGATTGGCAGCTGCGGCACCTGCGCCGTCCAGATTGAGGGGCCGGTATCAGAAGCGAATTGGCGCGATCGCGCTCGCCGTTCTTTTCCACCCCATCAGAGCGATCGAGACCTACGTCTGGCCTGTCAGACTCAGGTATTGGGCGATATTCGCGTCACCAAATATGATGGGTTCTGGGGACAGGGAACTCAGCCCGTTTGGATCCCAGAAGGTAAATGCTCTATTTCTTGA
- a CDS encoding pentapeptide repeat-containing protein yields the protein MLETQIANPVQRDGKPTINLRQVTLDLTPENGEFRDRFYRRLQTVLQSGDKALNLDLSNAVIYGEFDLQRLSLREPLYGDAFFPLLTEPEQTQLKRDRKRLSQLSQLSRSLLLQPQPTALRIFLFRGGLNLSQTRFAGPVNGTDIFFLGAINAQGAQFLQSANFSESRFSQTATFVASEFQQEVRFRSCLFFQRLRLRQSVFRGPSTFQGSEFYETASFGQTVFDQAANFSRITFQGNADFGQTQWRGTGSFLKSVFAGNLFLTEARFETPLSFRQIRLSQSINLRGAIVQGQLDFGDATLAPEAYINVAGLDFNADQAELLGSPGQIGRVLSVPTLEGNETLLRNLVRNFRKLEQVADANQLDYTTERLRFKALQQQLTAVNLNTASKAHLLNIGFSAPQVDAIVSQRQKSPFVQAVDVLDLEEVDLATYVKLRDRIIAHPPRSWPARLQLLVRYLALSILLLMSHYGTSVGLTLGVGIVAIALSSLLFWGVDRYRRRRPTAITPPWEETLWMVGSFALLTLLGFTTLLRLGDAPLLTGGAIVAVVVPIPGILIALLYRQGRFHDQLDTSYLVEDGGARQLRLLIARLPIIPKFPFFRERYYPINWQRRRNWLNYYDFSLNNWFKFGFNDIRLRDESVPGLVTALVWYQWAIGLAYVTLLLWTLSRTIPGLNLLLYF from the coding sequence ATGCTGGAAACTCAAATTGCCAACCCTGTACAGCGGGATGGTAAGCCCACTATCAACCTGCGCCAGGTGACCCTGGATCTCACGCCGGAGAATGGTGAATTTCGCGATCGCTTCTATCGTCGCTTACAAACTGTGCTCCAGAGCGGAGATAAGGCGCTCAATCTTGACCTGAGCAATGCGGTCATTTATGGAGAGTTTGACCTGCAGCGGTTGAGCCTGCGGGAACCTCTGTATGGAGACGCTTTTTTCCCTTTATTGACCGAACCAGAGCAAACACAGCTAAAACGCGATCGCAAGCGGCTGTCTCAGCTTAGCCAATTGTCGCGATCGCTGCTGCTGCAACCCCAGCCGACGGCTTTGCGCATTTTCTTGTTTCGAGGCGGGCTGAACCTATCCCAAACGCGATTTGCCGGGCCAGTTAACGGAACAGACATTTTCTTCTTAGGGGCAATCAATGCCCAGGGGGCACAGTTCCTCCAGAGCGCTAATTTTAGTGAGAGTCGCTTTAGCCAAACTGCGACATTTGTCGCCAGCGAGTTTCAGCAGGAAGTGCGGTTTCGCAGCTGTCTCTTTTTTCAGCGCCTACGCCTGAGGCAAAGCGTGTTTCGAGGGCCATCAACCTTTCAGGGCAGTGAGTTTTATGAAACCGCGAGCTTTGGCCAAACGGTCTTTGATCAGGCTGCAAACTTCAGCCGCATTACATTTCAAGGAAATGCCGACTTTGGCCAAACCCAGTGGCGAGGAACCGGCTCTTTCCTGAAAAGTGTTTTTGCGGGGAATTTATTTTTGACGGAGGCTCGATTTGAAACCCCTTTGAGCTTTCGACAAATCCGGCTCAGTCAGTCGATTAACCTACGGGGAGCGATTGTGCAGGGCCAGCTAGATTTTGGCGATGCGACCTTGGCACCTGAAGCCTACATCAACGTTGCAGGCCTGGATTTCAATGCCGACCAGGCAGAGCTATTGGGCAGTCCAGGGCAAATTGGCCGGGTTTTGTCGGTACCGACCCTAGAGGGCAATGAAACTTTGCTACGTAATCTCGTGCGGAACTTTCGCAAGTTAGAGCAGGTGGCTGATGCCAACCAGCTCGATTACACAACCGAGCGACTACGGTTCAAAGCCTTGCAACAGCAGCTCACCGCCGTTAACCTCAACACGGCTTCTAAGGCTCATTTGCTGAATATCGGGTTTTCGGCACCGCAGGTAGACGCCATTGTTAGTCAGCGACAGAAAAGTCCCTTTGTGCAGGCAGTAGATGTTTTGGATTTAGAGGAGGTTGACCTGGCAACCTATGTAAAACTGCGCGATCGCATCATTGCCCACCCCCCCCGATCATGGCCAGCACGATTGCAACTGCTGGTGCGATACCTGGCGCTCTCGATCCTTTTGCTGATGAGCCACTACGGCACCAGCGTGGGCCTGACACTGGGGGTCGGGATCGTCGCGATCGCCCTTTCCAGTCTGTTGTTTTGGGGCGTTGACCGCTACCGTCGCAGGCGACCAACCGCCATCACCCCCCCCTGGGAAGAAACCCTGTGGATGGTGGGCAGCTTTGCCCTCCTGACCCTATTAGGATTCACCACGCTGCTACGGCTGGGAGATGCCCCTCTATTAACCGGAGGTGCGATCGTTGCAGTGGTCGTTCCAATTCCTGGCATCCTGATTGCCCTGCTGTATCGTCAAGGCCGCTTCCATGACCAGCTCGATACAAGCTATCTCGTAGAAGATGGTGGCGCCCGTCAACTGCGACTTTTAATTGCAAGACTCCCCATCATCCCCAAATTTCCCTTCTTTCGAGAACGCTACTATCCAATCAACTGGCAGCGCCGCCGCAACTGGCTTAACTATTACGACTTTAGCCTCAATAACTGGTTCAAATTTGGCTTTAACGACATTCGCCTGCGCGACGAGTCGGTACCCGGGCTGGTCACTGCGCTGGTTTGGTATCAGTGGGCGATCGGCTTAGCCTACGTCACCCTACTGCTGTGGACGCTGTCCCGCACAATTCCCGGCCTTAACCTCTTGCTCTACTTCTAG
- a CDS encoding SulP family inorganic anion transporter, which produces MDLVHGLKFNNLRGDFFGGLTAAIVALPLALAFGVASGVGPIAGLYGAMCVGFFAALFGGTPSQISGPTGPMTVVMASMFTALTAKNPETGLAMAFTVIMLGGLFQILMGILRLGKYITLMPYTVISGFMSGVGVIIILLEIGPLLGHKTDAGVVNSLLKIPSYLSDINWAAAGLGLLTLIIVFAAPPRLNRVLPAPLLALVICTLLSVLAFPESNIPRIGDIPSGLPSLQLPQFSWVNLKDMLGYSVMLAMLGALDSLLTSLVADNITRTQHDSDRELIGQGIGNFISGLFGGLPGAGATMRTVINVQTGGKTPLSGMIHAVVLGVIVLRAGVLTESIPHAVLAGILIKVGIDIIDWGFIKRAHRLSTKGAGLMYLVLALTVFVDLITAVAVGVFLANLLTIKSLTDLQIQGMKAVTQGDDEDWLSPEERSLLQAAKGRVLMFRLSGPMSFGAAKAISRRLSIVENYEILILDLSDVPRLGVTALLAIETMLKDAFDKKRAVFLVGASGQVQRRLYCLDILQHLPPSQQVPERLTALRQAVDLIRGYATADV; this is translated from the coding sequence ATGGATCTGGTTCACGGTCTCAAGTTCAACAATCTCCGAGGAGACTTTTTTGGAGGGCTGACTGCGGCTATCGTCGCTTTACCCCTAGCCCTGGCCTTTGGGGTCGCATCTGGCGTAGGCCCCATTGCCGGACTCTATGGGGCCATGTGTGTCGGCTTTTTTGCAGCTCTCTTTGGGGGCACCCCTTCTCAGATTTCTGGCCCTACCGGCCCCATGACCGTTGTCATGGCTTCAATGTTTACCGCGTTGACGGCTAAAAACCCAGAAACGGGTTTAGCCATGGCCTTTACTGTGATCATGCTCGGCGGCCTTTTTCAAATCTTGATGGGGATCCTCCGCCTGGGTAAATACATCACCTTGATGCCTTATACCGTCATCTCTGGCTTTATGTCAGGCGTTGGGGTGATTATTATCTTGCTGGAAATTGGCCCCCTGCTGGGGCATAAGACAGACGCGGGGGTGGTCAACTCGCTGCTGAAAATTCCTTCCTATTTAAGCGATATCAATTGGGCTGCGGCTGGTTTGGGGCTGTTGACCCTAATCATCGTCTTCGCTGCCCCGCCGCGCCTCAACCGGGTGCTGCCGGCCCCCTTACTGGCCCTCGTCATCTGCACCTTGCTGTCGGTGCTGGCTTTCCCAGAGAGCAATATCCCCCGCATTGGGGATATTCCCTCTGGCTTGCCGAGCCTGCAACTGCCCCAATTTAGCTGGGTCAATCTGAAAGATATGCTGGGCTACAGCGTCATGTTGGCAATGTTAGGCGCCCTGGACTCTTTATTGACGTCTCTGGTTGCCGACAACATTACCCGCACCCAACACGATTCCGATCGCGAGCTGATTGGCCAAGGCATCGGCAACTTCATTTCCGGCTTATTTGGCGGCTTACCCGGCGCTGGGGCAACCATGCGGACGGTTATCAACGTTCAGACCGGGGGCAAAACACCCCTCTCCGGGATGATTCATGCCGTGGTACTAGGGGTCATTGTGTTGAGAGCAGGGGTGCTGACAGAATCTATCCCCCATGCGGTGCTGGCAGGCATTCTGATTAAAGTAGGGATCGACATTATTGATTGGGGGTTTATCAAGCGGGCCCATCGACTATCCACCAAGGGAGCTGGGTTAATGTACCTGGTTCTGGCCTTGACGGTGTTTGTAGATTTAATCACCGCTGTTGCAGTGGGGGTATTTTTGGCCAACTTACTCACCATCAAAAGCCTGACGGATCTGCAAATCCAGGGCATGAAGGCCGTCACCCAGGGGGATGATGAGGACTGGCTCTCACCAGAAGAGCGATCGCTCCTACAGGCTGCTAAAGGTCGTGTCTTGATGTTTCGTCTCAGCGGGCCGATGAGCTTTGGCGCAGCCAAGGCTATTTCCCGACGGCTTTCAATTGTAGAAAATTATGAAATCCTAATTCTGGATCTCAGCGACGTTCCTAGATTGGGGGTAACCGCGCTGCTGGCCATTGAGACTATGCTCAAAGATGCGTTCGATAAAAAGCGAGCGGTATTTTTGGTCGGAGCCAGTGGCCAGGTACAGCGACGGCTCTATTGCTTAGATATTCTGCAACATCTGCCGCCATCGCAACAGGTACCCGAGCGGCTGACAGCCCTGCGGCAGGCCGTAGATCTGATCCGAGGATATGCCACTGCAGATGTCTAG
- a CDS encoding creatininase family protein, translated as MQLHLCTWPEVETYLQTSKGIIFPIGSTEQHGPTGLIGTDAICAETLAQGVGEETGALVGPTINVGMALHHTAFPGSISLRPSTLIALIQDYVKPLAKHGFERFFFINGHGGNMATLKAAFAETYALLADLNVANAARVRCKLANWFMCRSVYTLAKELYDNQEGSHATPSEVALTQFAYPNHIKQAELRPEIAPAGYPIYSAADFRNHYPDGRMGSNPALATPEHGKQFYDAAVKELSGDYFNFLAADS; from the coding sequence ATGCAACTGCACCTTTGCACCTGGCCCGAAGTCGAAACCTACCTGCAAACTTCAAAGGGCATCATTTTTCCCATCGGTTCTACTGAACAGCATGGCCCGACAGGGCTGATTGGCACCGACGCCATTTGTGCAGAGACCCTGGCTCAGGGCGTTGGCGAAGAAACTGGTGCACTGGTTGGCCCTACCATCAATGTGGGCATGGCTCTGCATCATACGGCCTTCCCTGGCAGCATTAGCCTGCGCCCCAGCACCCTAATTGCGCTGATTCAAGACTACGTGAAACCCCTGGCAAAACATGGGTTTGAACGCTTCTTTTTCATTAATGGCCATGGTGGCAATATGGCGACTTTGAAAGCCGCCTTTGCCGAAACCTATGCGCTCTTAGCTGACTTGAATGTGGCCAATGCTGCCCGGGTGCGGTGTAAATTGGCCAACTGGTTTATGTGTCGTTCGGTATATACCCTCGCGAAGGAACTCTACGATAACCAAGAAGGTTCCCACGCGACTCCGAGCGAGGTGGCCCTGACTCAATTTGCCTATCCCAACCACATCAAACAGGCTGAACTCCGCCCAGAAATCGCCCCTGCAGGGTATCCCATCTACAGCGCAGCAGACTTCCGCAATCATTACCCTGACGGGCGCATGGGATCTAACCCTGCCCTGGCAACCCCAGAACACGGTAAGCAGTTCTATGACGCTGCGGTTAAGGAGTTAAGTGGTGATTACTTTAATTTTCTGGCGGCAGACTCATGA
- the cimA gene encoding citramalate synthase — protein sequence MTSLPTPPPTPTLWIYDTTLRDGAQREGLSLSIEDKLRIAHKLDELGIPFIEGGWPGANPKDVQFFWQLKEEPLKQAEIAAFCSTRRPGKDAATDPMLQPILAAGTRWVTLFGKSWDLHVTEGLQTSLEENLAMIADTISFLRDQGRRIIYDAEHWFDGYKANPDYALQTLASALNAGAEWLVLCDTNGGTLPHEISAVVRAVQAWLTSQVPNGEGAVLPRLGIHTHNDADTAVANALAAVMEGAEMVQGTMNGYGERCGNANLCSVIPNLQLKLDKPCLAPEKLAHLTETSRLVSELANLAPDDHAPFVGLSAFAHKGGIHVSAVEKNPKTYEHITPEAVGNRRRIVVSDQSGLSNILAKARSFGIDLNKQDPTSRQLLSRLKDLENEGYQFEAAEASFELLMREAVGQRPSFFGLRGFQVHCDNLPTEDHWKTRSMATVKVMVDGQEILAASEGNGPVSALDKALRKALMNFYPAIAQFQLSDYKVRILDGRAGTDAKTRVLIESSNGQQRWTTVGVSGNIIEASYQAVVEGLEYGLLLQNERFHNSVPSRFQAKS from the coding sequence ATGACCTCACTCCCTACACCGCCACCCACCCCCACCCTCTGGATTTACGACACAACTCTGCGTGATGGTGCCCAGCGAGAGGGGCTGTCACTCTCGATTGAAGATAAACTGCGGATTGCCCACAAGCTCGACGAGTTGGGGATTCCTTTTATCGAAGGGGGGTGGCCAGGGGCCAACCCTAAAGACGTGCAGTTTTTTTGGCAATTGAAGGAAGAACCGCTAAAGCAAGCGGAAATTGCTGCGTTTTGCTCCACCCGACGACCGGGTAAAGACGCCGCAACCGATCCGATGCTGCAGCCCATTTTGGCCGCTGGCACCCGCTGGGTCACGCTGTTTGGCAAATCCTGGGATTTACATGTGACCGAGGGGTTGCAGACGAGTCTGGAAGAAAATCTGGCCATGATTGCCGATACCATCTCATTTCTTCGAGACCAGGGACGGCGCATTATTTACGATGCAGAGCACTGGTTTGATGGGTATAAGGCGAATCCTGACTATGCCCTGCAAACCCTTGCCAGTGCCCTCAACGCAGGGGCTGAATGGTTAGTGTTGTGTGATACGAATGGGGGCACCTTACCCCATGAAATTAGTGCCGTTGTGCGCGCTGTGCAGGCATGGCTCACCTCACAGGTTCCCAATGGTGAGGGCGCTGTCCTACCGCGCTTGGGCATCCACACTCACAATGATGCAGACACTGCTGTTGCCAATGCCCTGGCGGCCGTGATGGAAGGGGCTGAGATGGTGCAAGGTACGATGAATGGCTATGGAGAGCGATGCGGCAATGCCAATCTCTGCTCGGTGATTCCGAACCTGCAGCTCAAGCTAGACAAACCCTGTTTAGCGCCTGAAAAACTGGCTCACTTAACAGAAACCAGTCGCCTTGTGAGCGAGCTGGCGAACCTGGCCCCCGATGATCATGCCCCCTTTGTAGGGCTCTCAGCATTTGCCCACAAGGGGGGTATCCACGTCAGCGCAGTGGAAAAAAATCCCAAAACCTACGAGCACATCACCCCAGAAGCGGTTGGGAATCGCCGCCGCATTGTGGTTTCTGACCAGTCGGGTCTCAGTAATATTCTGGCGAAGGCTCGCAGTTTTGGTATCGATCTCAATAAGCAAGATCCCACCTCTCGCCAACTCCTCAGCCGCCTGAAAGACCTCGAAAATGAGGGCTACCAGTTCGAAGCGGCGGAGGCCAGTTTTGAACTCCTGATGCGGGAAGCGGTGGGTCAGCGCCCTAGCTTTTTTGGCTTAAGAGGCTTCCAGGTGCATTGTGACAACTTACCCACGGAAGACCATTGGAAAACTCGCTCTATGGCGACGGTGAAAGTCATGGTTGATGGGCAAGAAATTCTCGCAGCGTCTGAGGGGAATGGCCCCGTTTCTGCGCTAGATAAAGCCTTGAGAAAGGCGCTGATGAACTTTTATCCTGCGATCGCACAGTTCCAGCTCAGTGACTACAAGGTCCGAATTTTGGATGGCCGGGCAGGTACAGATGCCAAGACCCGCGTTCTGATTGAGTCTAGCAATGGCCAGCAGCGCTGGACGACGGTTGGGGTTTCCGGCAACATCATTGAAGCCTCTTACCAAGCAGTGGTTGAGGGTCTGGAATATGGACTGCTGCTTCAAAATGAACGGTTTCACAATTCAGTTCCCAGCAGGTTTCAAGCAAAATCCTGA
- a CDS encoding GAF domain-containing protein: protein MLDSARLLFDLQHVSQVVQAISGCLEARKISQHITDALVNQFDCVFARLWLMEVNQTALRLVASSGLHTHLDGSFARVPVGAYKVGKIAQNRVPFLSNHLADEPWVKDRDWAIANHIQGFAGYPLVANDRVIGVLATFSDQPMAPEFLEVLQVLCMTTTIALDAATRVEQSRQAALPAQANGSFGLALSDQMATALRSTCLTLVGTEHPLPATLSYTLLQAVEHLNHHRCNYCRLSYQEAFVALEAIIAVPADEGDDAETWVRSQFIDLRTLTLWLGGKLDLRLVRDRKAVQFFLEVPYPDPDLAIPASGSKKLSEREWEVMTLLAQGLRDRDIAQKLYISESTVKFHINNSLVKLNAKNRYQGVYQAAIQGCI, encoded by the coding sequence TTGCTAGATTCTGCTCGGCTCCTCTTTGATCTCCAACACGTCAGCCAAGTGGTGCAGGCGATTTCTGGCTGCCTGGAGGCGCGTAAGATTTCTCAACACATCACCGATGCCTTAGTCAATCAGTTTGACTGCGTCTTTGCGCGACTTTGGCTCATGGAAGTTAACCAGACTGCCCTGCGCCTAGTCGCTTCCTCTGGCCTGCACACCCATCTCGATGGATCCTTTGCTCGCGTCCCGGTGGGGGCCTACAAAGTGGGCAAAATTGCCCAAAATCGCGTCCCCTTCTTGAGTAATCATCTGGCTGACGAACCCTGGGTTAAAGATCGCGACTGGGCGATCGCCAATCACATTCAGGGATTTGCAGGATACCCTCTAGTTGCCAATGATCGAGTCATCGGCGTGTTGGCCACCTTTAGCGATCAGCCCATGGCTCCAGAATTCCTGGAAGTGCTGCAAGTGTTGTGTATGACCACGACGATTGCTTTGGATGCTGCCACTCGCGTGGAACAATCTCGGCAGGCAGCGCTGCCCGCTCAGGCCAACGGCAGTTTTGGGTTGGCCTTGTCTGATCAAATGGCCACGGCGCTACGGTCTACCTGCTTAACCCTGGTTGGTACTGAGCACCCCCTACCGGCAACGCTTAGCTACACGCTATTGCAGGCAGTAGAGCACCTCAATCATCATCGGTGCAACTATTGCCGCCTCAGCTATCAGGAGGCTTTTGTGGCGCTAGAAGCCATTATCGCGGTTCCAGCTGATGAGGGTGACGATGCAGAGACCTGGGTGCGATCGCAATTCATTGACCTGCGCACGCTGACCTTGTGGCTGGGGGGAAAGCTGGATCTGCGGTTGGTTCGCGATCGCAAAGCCGTCCAGTTCTTTCTGGAGGTGCCCTATCCTGACCCTGATCTCGCGATCCCGGCATCTGGCTCTAAAAAGCTCTCTGAGCGCGAGTGGGAAGTGATGACCTTGCTAGCCCAAGGGTTGCGCGATCGCGACATTGCCCAAAAGCTTTACATCAGCGAGAGCACGGTGAAATTTCACATTAACAACAGCTTGGTTAAACTCAACGCCAAAAACCGCTATCAAGGGGTTTACCAGGCCGCCATTCAAGGGTGTATCTGA
- a CDS encoding MBL fold metallo-hydrolase, translating to MKHLRRWAIGLVITLATLVGIVSFQPYTPAQTEADLTLEVAGLTLEELADGVYGLIASTDFPPADMTNTAICNGGIVIGSDGVLVVDPFQNEALANLLFATVASLTDQPIRYVVNTHYHFDHSGGNTAADAFGHPILGRGPIRELMLTNNLELDPNPTPPDVIVHGAGELWLGDRSVQLAEFDGHTGGTDLVVYLPDEDVLMAGDLLFTQRFPYAADGNLRVWQVNLEQLATTYPTATILPGHGPVSDRTDLETLQGYLDYLETLALQWQADGVSQEAAIEQTMIPDAYADYLFQGLFPSNLTTAYQQITLGQDDAAAIQTHFAAQPPEFQAL from the coding sequence ATGAAACACCTCCGCCGATGGGCCATTGGCCTCGTGATTACCCTTGCCACCCTGGTCGGTATTGTCAGTTTTCAACCCTACACCCCAGCCCAAACAGAGGCTGATTTAACGTTAGAAGTCGCTGGGCTGACCCTAGAGGAACTTGCAGACGGGGTCTATGGCCTGATTGCTAGCACCGACTTTCCCCCTGCTGATATGACCAACACAGCCATTTGCAATGGTGGCATTGTGATTGGCTCTGACGGGGTGCTGGTGGTTGACCCTTTCCAGAATGAAGCGCTGGCAAATCTGCTGTTTGCCACGGTGGCATCCCTCACTGACCAACCCATTCGCTATGTGGTCAATACGCATTACCACTTTGATCATTCCGGGGGCAATACGGCAGCAGACGCCTTTGGGCATCCCATCTTGGGGCGCGGCCCCATTCGAGAACTGATGCTAACCAACAATCTGGAGTTAGACCCGAACCCCACCCCGCCTGATGTGATTGTGCATGGCGCTGGAGAACTGTGGCTGGGCGATCGCTCGGTGCAGCTCGCAGAGTTTGACGGTCATACCGGGGGAACTGACCTCGTGGTTTATCTCCCTGACGAAGACGTGCTGATGGCAGGCGATCTGCTGTTTACCCAGCGCTTTCCCTATGCAGCAGATGGCAATCTCCGAGTCTGGCAGGTCAACTTAGAGCAGCTCGCAACCACCTATCCGACAGCGACAATTTTGCCGGGGCACGGGCCTGTGAGCGATCGCACCGATTTGGAAACCTTACAGGGGTATCTCGACTATCTGGAAACCCTAGCGCTACAGTGGCAGGCTGACGGAGTTTCCCAGGAAGCCGCGATTGAACAAACGATGATACCTGATGCCTATGCTGATTACCTTTTTCAAGGGCTGTTTCCGAGCAATCTAACCACGGCATATCAGCAAATCACCCTCGGCCAGGATGATGCTGCAGCGATTCAAACCCATTTTGCAGCTCAGCCCCCTGAATTCCAGGCGCTGTAG